The following coding sequences lie in one Yoonia sp. G8-12 genomic window:
- a CDS encoding RnfABCDGE type electron transport complex subunit D produces MTRGLWNRETVAAILIAAYLPMALFWLWLEGVDALARLGLTVLVIAIWHLIFMLMRAQAPSLAALTTALAIAMLAPEELGVFRMVLGISFGVVMGELVFGGWGRNVVHPATVTLSFLGYGFPAAEWPVLDAPIAWAAIPAALIGIAAGVMPARVIAGAVLVAAGAAATGFLAEPALLAGGLVLVLVVADPVTSAITLPGRWINGALYAALLTLFATGWAGAAPLQIAVAAALLTSLAAPLLDEAVLALWVAQRRRRHGRT; encoded by the coding sequence ATGACCCGTGGCTTGTGGAATCGCGAAACAGTCGCAGCCATCTTGATCGCGGCTTATCTGCCGATGGCGCTGTTCTGGCTCTGGCTGGAAGGTGTGGACGCGCTGGCGCGGTTGGGCCTGACTGTGCTGGTCATCGCCATCTGGCACTTGATCTTCATGTTGATGCGGGCGCAGGCACCCTCCTTGGCGGCCCTGACAACGGCGCTTGCAATCGCGATGCTGGCCCCTGAAGAGCTTGGCGTTTTCCGCATGGTCCTTGGGATCAGCTTTGGCGTGGTCATGGGCGAGCTTGTTTTTGGTGGTTGGGGGCGCAATGTGGTGCATCCGGCAACTGTCACCCTGTCGTTTCTCGGGTACGGTTTTCCGGCTGCAGAATGGCCGGTGCTGGACGCACCAATCGCATGGGCCGCGATCCCGGCCGCGCTGATCGGCATCGCGGCGGGCGTTATGCCCGCCCGAGTTATCGCAGGGGCGGTCTTGGTCGCTGCGGGTGCTGCGGCGACGGGGTTTTTGGCGGAACCCGCCCTCTTGGCCGGCGGTCTTGTTCTGGTGCTTGTGGTGGCTGACCCCGTCACCAGCGCCATCACCCTGCCCGGACGCTGGATCAACGGCGCGCTTTACGCGGCGCTGCTGACACTCTTTGCAACGGGTTGGGCCGGGGCCGCGCCCCTTCAAATCGCAGTGGCCGCAGCCCTTCTTACATCACTCGCCGCCCCGCTTCTGGACGAAGCGGTGCTGGCGCTTTGGGTGGCACAACGTCGGAGGCGACATGGCAGGACGTGA
- a CDS encoding cytochrome C: MPLPSSNFSMSLSFAGALAAIFFFGQAASQTANEVAEDETLIPFALPQSGPFTPAEIEIDNDKAISDWFRSAHANAASESFSHWDDDGEVRPACATCHSGEGFRDFHGLDGTEAGVVNGPIDVGGVVDCGTCHNAGLAEIAEVTFPSGLVHPVTGVEASCLTCHQGRAAGQTVERATTDMALDEPNSDLSFINPHYATAAATWLGGYGRAGFQYEDRTYSGRFFHARPVASCNSCHEPHTLEVAFEPCLTCHEANSPQDIRIARQSYDGSGDTSVGIRSDIMSNAGTLLGMIEDYSRDVVGAPVIYDGTRYPYFFADANGDGVIDMVDGAPVAYKSWTPRSLRTAFNWKLVTADPGNYAHNPQYTLELLYDSIDDLSAPLGVDMEELDLLR; the protein is encoded by the coding sequence ATGCCGTTGCCGTCATCCAATTTTTCAATGTCTCTCAGTTTTGCGGGGGCACTTGCCGCAATTTTCTTTTTTGGTCAGGCCGCCAGCCAGACAGCGAATGAAGTCGCAGAGGATGAAACGCTCATTCCCTTTGCGTTGCCGCAATCAGGCCCCTTCACGCCAGCCGAAATCGAGATCGACAACGACAAGGCCATTTCTGATTGGTTTCGGTCCGCCCATGCGAATGCCGCCTCGGAATCGTTCAGCCATTGGGATGATGACGGCGAAGTCCGCCCCGCATGCGCGACCTGCCACTCCGGCGAAGGCTTTCGCGATTTTCACGGATTGGACGGGACAGAGGCAGGCGTCGTCAACGGGCCGATTGATGTGGGCGGTGTCGTGGATTGCGGAACCTGCCACAATGCCGGATTGGCCGAGATTGCCGAAGTGACATTCCCAAGCGGTCTTGTGCATCCGGTAACGGGCGTCGAAGCCTCTTGCCTGACCTGTCACCAAGGCCGCGCCGCCGGACAGACCGTCGAGCGGGCCACGACGGACATGGCATTGGATGAGCCAAACAGCGACCTGAGCTTCATCAACCCGCATTATGCAACGGCCGCCGCCACTTGGTTGGGCGGGTACGGGCGCGCGGGCTTTCAGTACGAAGATCGCACCTACTCTGGTCGGTTCTTTCACGCGCGGCCCGTGGCCAGCTGCAATTCCTGCCATGAGCCACATACGCTTGAAGTCGCATTCGAGCCGTGCCTGACCTGCCACGAAGCCAACAGCCCGCAGGACATCCGCATCGCGCGCCAAAGCTATGACGGTAGCGGTGATACATCTGTCGGGATCCGTTCCGATATCATGTCGAATGCGGGTACTTTGCTGGGTATGATCGAAGATTATTCGCGCGACGTTGTCGGCGCACCGGTCATCTATGACGGAACGCGTTATCCCTATTTCTTCGCTGATGCGAACGGGGACGGCGTCATTGATATGGTTGACGGCGCACCTGTTGCCTACAAATCATGGACACCAAGAAGCCTGCGGACAGCTTTCAACTGGAAACTGGTCACCGCCGATCCCGGCAACTATGCGCATAACCCGCAGTACACGTTGGAACTTCTCTACGATTCCATTGATGATCTCAGCGCGCCACTTGGTGTCGACATGGAAGAGCTTGATCTGCTGCGATAG
- a CDS encoding FMN-binding protein produces the protein MAGRDWNPWRRLLALPNESRTKTVIVAFLVSAVCAALVSGATVVLRPIQTANRAAEEQARIAALVQGIPGMTTLLEQSGGALSTVVIDLTTGRAAAEVTPATLEATLNDATHWTVLDAAQDVAGLGQRPDFAQVFLLRDNDTVSLVLLPISGQGYGGRIDAILALRGDMNTIAGIAVTRHSETPGLGGRIQETSWQGDFPGTELRDENGEMRFAVARGPAATAYEVDGITGATRTGRGVTQMVRFWLGPDGYGPLLDAIQRGSSEPCRKRRPIGPH, from the coding sequence ATGGCAGGACGTGATTGGAACCCTTGGCGGCGATTGCTTGCGCTGCCGAATGAAAGCCGTACGAAAACGGTGATCGTGGCCTTTCTGGTGTCGGCTGTGTGCGCAGCCTTGGTCAGCGGCGCAACTGTGGTGCTGCGCCCGATCCAGACGGCCAATCGCGCCGCAGAGGAACAGGCCCGCATCGCCGCATTGGTGCAGGGCATTCCCGGCATGACGACACTTCTGGAACAGTCAGGTGGTGCGCTTTCAACTGTTGTGATTGACCTTACGACTGGCCGCGCGGCCGCCGAGGTGACGCCTGCAACACTAGAAGCAACGCTCAACGACGCAACCCACTGGACAGTGCTGGATGCCGCCCAAGACGTGGCGGGCCTTGGACAACGCCCCGATTTCGCGCAGGTGTTTTTGCTGCGTGACAATGACACGGTTTCGCTCGTTCTTTTGCCGATCAGTGGTCAGGGCTATGGTGGCCGGATTGACGCAATCCTTGCGCTGCGCGGCGACATGAACACGATCGCCGGTATCGCGGTGACACGCCATTCCGAAACCCCGGGCCTTGGCGGGCGCATTCAAGAAACATCATGGCAGGGCGACTTTCCCGGCACCGAACTGCGCGATGAGAACGGCGAGATGCGTTTTGCGGTGGCGCGTGGCCCTGCCGCGACAGCCTATGAGGTTGACGGCATAACCGGCGCCACACGCACCGGACGCGGGGTCACGCAAATGGTGCGGTTCTGGTTGGGGCCGGACGGCTACGGCCCCCTGCTTGACGCCATCCAGCGGGGGAGTTCTGAACCATGCCGCAAGCGCAGACCTATTGGACCACACTGA
- a CDS encoding NAD-dependent succinate-semialdehyde dehydrogenase, protein MDFTDLYIDGAWHKGASNERFDVINPATEEVIASVASAEIADADAALDAAEAAMKKWAAQTPRHRSEVLRKAWELMTARLDHFAHLITLENGKAGTDAKGEATYAAEFFRWFAEEAVRADGMLTHAPASGARIMVQHKPAGLAVLVTPWNYPAAMGTRKIAPALAAGCAVIIKPASETPLTMLALMPLLEEAGVPKGLVNVLPSKRTGALVDHMLHDPRVRVVSFTGSTGVGRKLLHSAADQVLKPAMELGGNAPLLVFEDADLDVAVEGAMLAKMRNLGEACTAANRIYVHEDVAEAFTAKFTAAMSALKVGDGTDPSVDVGPLVNADTRDKVAAFVADAVSKGAKIECGGTTPNGTGFFYPPTVMSNVPENADCVHDEIFGPVAAIQTFTDQEDVIRRANDTEYGLVAYVFSENMKRALQVCERLEYGMVGLNRGLVSDPAAPFGGVKQSGLGREGGHEGMLEFMETQYISASW, encoded by the coding sequence ATGGACTTTACCGATCTTTATATCGACGGCGCATGGCACAAAGGCGCATCAAACGAACGCTTTGATGTGATCAACCCCGCCACAGAAGAGGTGATCGCCTCGGTTGCCTCTGCCGAAATCGCGGATGCCGATGCGGCATTGGATGCCGCCGAAGCCGCGATGAAAAAATGGGCTGCCCAAACGCCGCGCCACCGCTCTGAGGTGTTGCGCAAAGCGTGGGAGTTGATGACCGCGCGGCTTGACCATTTCGCCCATCTGATCACGCTGGAAAACGGCAAGGCCGGCACGGATGCCAAGGGCGAGGCCACCTATGCCGCAGAATTCTTCCGCTGGTTTGCCGAAGAAGCCGTGCGCGCCGATGGGATGCTGACACATGCCCCCGCCTCTGGTGCGCGGATCATGGTACAGCACAAACCTGCTGGGCTGGCCGTTCTAGTGACCCCTTGGAACTATCCGGCCGCCATGGGCACACGTAAAATCGCACCGGCACTTGCTGCGGGCTGTGCCGTGATCATCAAACCGGCCTCGGAAACGCCCCTGACGATGCTGGCGCTGATGCCGCTTCTGGAAGAGGCCGGTGTGCCAAAAGGGTTGGTCAATGTCCTGCCCTCCAAGCGCACAGGCGCTTTGGTCGATCACATGCTGCATGATCCGCGTGTGCGCGTTGTGTCCTTTACCGGTTCGACCGGTGTAGGCCGCAAACTGCTGCACTCTGCGGCCGATCAGGTGCTGAAGCCCGCGATGGAACTGGGTGGCAACGCACCGCTGTTGGTGTTTGAAGATGCCGATCTCGACGTCGCGGTCGAAGGCGCGATGCTGGCAAAGATGCGCAATCTGGGCGAAGCCTGCACCGCCGCCAACCGTATTTATGTGCATGAGGATGTCGCAGAGGCCTTTACCGCCAAATTCACCGCAGCCATGTCTGCGCTGAAGGTCGGTGATGGCACCGACCCGTCCGTCGATGTGGGGCCTTTGGTCAACGCCGACACCCGCGACAAAGTCGCCGCATTCGTGGCCGATGCCGTCTCGAAAGGTGCCAAGATCGAATGTGGCGGCACGACGCCCAATGGCACAGGGTTCTTTTATCCGCCCACGGTCATGTCCAACGTCCCCGAGAATGCAGACTGTGTGCATGATGAAATCTTTGGTCCTGTTGCAGCGATCCAGACCTTTACCGATCAGGAGGATGTGATCCGCCGCGCCAATGACACCGAATACGGATTGGTGGCCTATGTATTCTCCGAAAACATGAAGCGCGCCTTGCAGGTCTGCGAGCGGCTGGAATACGGCATGGTCGGTCTGAACCGTGGGCTGGTGTCCGATCCGGCAGCGCCCTTTGGTGGTGTAAAGCAGTCCGGTCTGGGCCGTGAAGGCGGGCATGAAGGCATGCTCGAATTCATGGAAACGCAATATATCTCGGCCAGCTGGTGA
- the lpdA gene encoding dihydrolipoyl dehydrogenase, translating to MSNHADLMVIGAGPGGYACAFRAADLGRKVVMVDPRATLGGVCLNEGCIPSKALLHAAEVIREAHEMTDDWGIAFAKPKIDLDKLRAKKDGVVGSLTGGLTGLAKRRKVQTITGTATFKDDKTIDIDGADWTFDQVVIAVGSAPVQLPGWPDDERIWDSTAALELREVPKDLVIVGGGIIGLEMATVYSALGANVTVVELADQIAPGADHEAVKILHAALEQHDVTIHTETKVSAVKAGKTKITLTCEGAFTGELSGGAVIQSVGRRSNGPKVTPENAGIEIDDRGIIPVDTACRTNVAGVFAIGDVTGNPMLAHRATHQGHVAAEVASGHAAALDTTLIPSVAYTNPELAWVGLTQAQAKADGVKHKTASFPWAASGRNLASGGGDGLTKLVYCPDTHRLLGATLIGASAGELLAECTLAIEMGATLEDIALSVHAHPTVSETVGFAAERALGTLTDL from the coding sequence ATGAGTAACCATGCCGACCTGATGGTCATCGGCGCTGGCCCCGGTGGCTATGCCTGCGCTTTTCGTGCCGCCGATCTGGGGCGCAAAGTGGTGATGGTCGATCCCCGCGCGACGTTGGGCGGCGTGTGCCTGAATGAGGGCTGCATCCCGTCCAAGGCGCTGCTGCATGCCGCCGAGGTGATCCGCGAAGCGCATGAAATGACGGATGATTGGGGTATTGCCTTTGCAAAGCCCAAGATTGATCTGGACAAGCTGCGCGCCAAAAAAGACGGGGTTGTCGGTTCGCTCACAGGCGGGCTGACGGGGCTTGCCAAGCGCCGGAAAGTCCAGACGATCACAGGCACAGCAACTTTCAAAGATGATAAGACCATAGATATCGACGGTGCCGATTGGACCTTTGATCAGGTGGTGATCGCCGTAGGCTCTGCGCCTGTGCAATTGCCTGGCTGGCCTGACGATGAGCGCATCTGGGACAGCACCGCAGCACTTGAACTGCGCGAAGTGCCCAAAGATCTTGTGATTGTCGGAGGCGGCATTATTGGGTTGGAAATGGCCACCGTTTATAGCGCTTTGGGTGCCAACGTGACGGTTGTCGAACTCGCAGATCAGATTGCGCCGGGGGCGGACCATGAGGCGGTGAAAATCCTGCATGCCGCACTTGAGCAACACGATGTCACAATCCACACCGAAACCAAGGTAAGTGCCGTCAAAGCGGGCAAGACAAAAATAACGTTGACCTGCGAAGGCGCGTTTACGGGCGAGTTGTCCGGTGGGGCGGTTATTCAATCTGTCGGGCGGCGCTCAAACGGCCCCAAAGTCACGCCGGAAAACGCGGGCATTGAGATAGACGACCGCGGCATTATTCCGGTTGATACGGCGTGCCGGACCAATGTTGCGGGCGTGTTCGCGATTGGCGATGTGACAGGCAACCCAATGCTGGCCCACCGCGCCACCCATCAAGGGCATGTTGCAGCAGAAGTTGCCAGCGGCCACGCGGCAGCGCTTGATACCACCCTGATCCCGTCGGTGGCCTATACAAATCCTGAACTGGCTTGGGTCGGGCTGACACAGGCACAGGCCAAAGCGGACGGCGTCAAACACAAAACGGCGAGTTTTCCGTGGGCTGCAAGTGGGCGCAATCTTGCATCAGGCGGCGGTGACGGCCTGACCAAGCTTGTCTATTGCCCTGATACGCACCGACTGCTTGGGGCAACCCTGATCGGGGCAAGTGCAGGCGAGTTGCTTGCCGAATGCACCTTGGCCATCGAAATGGGGGCCACCCTTGAGGACATCGCCCTGTCTGTGCATGCGCATCCGACAGTGTCCGAAACCGTAGGCTTTGCCGCTGAACGTGCGCTGGGTACACTGACCGATCTTTGA
- a CDS encoding biotin/lipoyl-containing protein — MPLDVIMPALGMAQETGQIVAWHKQPGDPVAKGDVLFEVETDKATMEVEAAGDGFLTDVVAGEGDDVPVGDVIAKISDSAESAAPSPEAAKPAPSDDLPDGKAVIMPTLGMAQDSGLLVAWHKEPGDAVSADDVLFEVETDKSVNEVNAGFDGYLGATLAEAGEDVPTGQTIAIITAEKPANPVARKSAGVAAPQAAVEEAKPEPVAKPAPAKQAPAPATNGRILASPKLRRLALEQGLDLQRLVDAGHTQPFHVKDLDALRALPQASDKTDTATAQASGRLTAEIASEGFTDFAAWAATTAKLTDMSALLAGLCAASHGSDTTVAVESFGETTIYAASAQLGATQPTEDAAKLRVRDLRFSAISSVAVGAEDVPTLTLTRNGVGLTITLEFAPAQLATTDAITLLSNFAGRMEQPLRHLL; from the coding sequence ATGCCGCTTGACGTCATCATGCCAGCACTCGGCATGGCCCAGGAAACGGGCCAGATCGTTGCGTGGCACAAACAACCCGGCGATCCGGTCGCCAAGGGCGATGTCCTGTTCGAGGTCGAAACCGACAAAGCCACGATGGAGGTCGAGGCCGCAGGCGATGGTTTTCTGACAGATGTTGTCGCTGGCGAAGGTGATGATGTGCCTGTGGGCGATGTCATTGCCAAAATCTCTGACAGCGCCGAAAGTGCGGCACCGTCGCCTGAGGCCGCGAAACCCGCCCCGTCAGACGATCTGCCCGATGGCAAGGCGGTCATCATGCCAACGCTGGGCATGGCACAAGATTCGGGTCTGTTGGTCGCGTGGCATAAAGAGCCCGGCGATGCAGTCAGCGCCGACGATGTGCTGTTCGAAGTCGAGACCGACAAAAGCGTCAATGAAGTGAATGCAGGCTTTGACGGCTACCTTGGTGCGACGCTTGCTGAAGCGGGCGAAGATGTGCCCACCGGACAGACCATCGCCATCATCACAGCTGAAAAGCCCGCCAATCCCGTTGCGCGCAAAAGCGCAGGGGTTGCCGCACCACAAGCAGCGGTGGAAGAGGCGAAGCCAGAACCGGTAGCCAAACCAGCACCTGCCAAACAGGCCCCTGCCCCCGCCACAAACGGACGCATCCTTGCGTCACCCAAACTGCGGCGTCTTGCCCTTGAACAAGGACTGGATTTGCAGCGGTTGGTCGATGCGGGGCACACGCAGCCCTTCCATGTCAAAGACCTAGATGCTCTGCGCGCGTTGCCGCAAGCCTCTGACAAAACGGATACGGCCACAGCGCAGGCCTCTGGCCGGTTGACGGCCGAGATTGCAAGCGAAGGTTTCACAGATTTCGCAGCATGGGCCGCGACCACAGCAAAGCTGACGGATATGTCTGCCCTGCTCGCAGGTCTTTGCGCCGCGAGCCACGGCAGCGATACGACAGTGGCCGTGGAAAGCTTTGGCGAAACAACGATCTACGCCGCCTCTGCCCAACTGGGTGCAACACAACCCACCGAAGACGCCGCAAAACTACGCGTCCGTGACCTGCGCTTTTCCGCGATCTCAAGTGTCGCGGTCGGGGCCGAAGATGTGCCGACACTTACGCTCACGCGCAACGGCGTGGGCCTGACGATCACGCTTGAATTTGCGCCCGCGCAATTGGCGACGACGGACGCCATCACCCTTCTTTCCAACTTCGCAGGCCGGATGGAGCAGCCGCTCCGTCACCTGCTCTGA
- a CDS encoding 2-oxo acid dehydrogenase subunit E2, giving the protein MRALAREKGVDLEKLARDLGRTTIAREDVTGDAKPAAQQSDHSKYWDVDHSQFGPVTEEPLSRFAQVAAGNLGAANTMIPQVTHHDRADVSAIEALRKELKPEAQARGVKLTALAFQVKALARALREFPRFNASLTLDGKSLVLKDYVHVGIAVDTAHGLMVPVIRDADRKGLWQIAAEITDLAGRAQARKVGPDEMGGASMSISNLGGIGGTAFTPIVNPPEVAILGLTRTEITPVWDGEAFQPVPMVPLDLSYDHRVINGAEAARFVTYLAGLLGDPRRIMI; this is encoded by the coding sequence GTGCGTGCGCTGGCCCGCGAAAAAGGCGTTGATCTGGAAAAACTGGCCCGTGATCTGGGCCGCACCACCATCGCCCGCGAAGATGTCACGGGCGACGCAAAGCCCGCCGCGCAACAAAGCGACCACAGCAAATATTGGGACGTGGACCATAGCCAGTTTGGCCCCGTGACCGAAGAACCGCTGAGCCGTTTTGCACAGGTTGCTGCCGGAAATCTGGGGGCTGCGAATACGATGATCCCGCAGGTCACCCACCACGACCGCGCCGATGTGTCCGCGATTGAGGCCTTGCGCAAAGAGCTGAAACCGGAAGCGCAGGCGCGTGGTGTGAAGCTGACGGCACTGGCCTTTCAGGTCAAAGCGCTGGCGCGGGCCTTGCGGGAGTTTCCACGCTTCAACGCGTCGCTCACACTTGATGGCAAGTCACTTGTGCTCAAGGACTATGTCCATGTTGGGATCGCGGTTGATACCGCCCACGGCTTGATGGTGCCCGTCATCCGTGACGCGGACCGCAAAGGCCTATGGCAGATTGCAGCCGAGATCACCGATCTGGCAGGTCGTGCGCAGGCCCGCAAGGTTGGCCCTGATGAAATGGGCGGCGCGTCCATGTCGATCAGCAATCTGGGCGGCATCGGCGGTACGGCCTTCACCCCCATTGTGAACCCCCCCGAGGTGGCAATCCTTGGGCTGACCCGCACCGAAATCACGCCCGTGTGGGATGGTGAGGCGTTTCAGCCGGTTCCGATGGTGCCGCTTGATCTGAGCTATGATCACCGCGTCATCAACGGGGCCGAGGCCGCGCGCTTTGTCACCTATCTTGCCGGATTGCTGGGCGATCCGCGCCGGATAATGATCTAG
- a CDS encoding Na(+)-translocating NADH-quinone reductase subunit A — protein MQILGSGTGLDPDFSSPPIAPGVKDVITEEAVVCAPEGPALKVTALVKEGDLVAQGAAVACLQDAPEVCFVAPIAGRVAQISLLAGRKLSQIILFREATDDVEKHDLQRAESDAGLRHLMQGAGIWPWLRRRPFGGMPDAAEKPAAIVVMATDTRPFAPDPQIALEGREDDFARGLAALAQLTDGPVLLCRQADGPLRALPKGNSRIQTVTGGPRHPQGLAGIPIHQLFPAGLNTPVWDIHAEDTAALGALLKTGILPMTRLVSIAGAALREAHNLRTHSGADLRQLTQRLVLPGPHLLMSGSPLDGHQARWLAPRDRQITVLPRPTAQSKQHWFIAALTRSAGMKPAIPTAGLTQAFGAALPAIPFLRALSAGDDETALSLGILSLLEEDVALADYVLSETGQITAQLRGMLDRIQTEFAA, from the coding sequence ATGCAAATTCTAGGTTCCGGGACAGGATTAGACCCGGACTTTTCCTCTCCGCCAATTGCTCCGGGGGTCAAGGACGTCATCACAGAGGAAGCGGTGGTCTGTGCCCCTGAGGGGCCCGCGCTCAAGGTGACCGCCCTTGTCAAAGAAGGTGATCTTGTCGCGCAGGGTGCTGCTGTCGCCTGTTTGCAGGATGCCCCGGAGGTATGTTTTGTTGCCCCGATTGCCGGACGCGTCGCACAGATTTCGCTTTTGGCGGGGCGGAAACTATCGCAGATCATTCTGTTTCGTGAAGCGACGGACGACGTTGAAAAACACGATCTGCAGCGGGCCGAATCCGATGCCGGATTGCGGCACCTGATGCAGGGCGCAGGCATCTGGCCCTGGCTGCGCAGGCGGCCCTTCGGAGGCATGCCGGATGCGGCAGAAAAACCCGCAGCCATCGTTGTCATGGCCACAGACACCCGACCGTTCGCGCCCGATCCGCAGATAGCCCTTGAGGGGCGGGAAGATGATTTCGCGCGCGGCCTTGCTGCACTTGCGCAGCTGACAGACGGGCCTGTGTTGCTATGCCGGCAAGCGGACGGGCCGTTGCGCGCCCTGCCAAAGGGCAACAGCCGCATCCAGACGGTCACCGGTGGTCCCCGCCACCCGCAGGGCTTGGCGGGCATTCCTATTCACCAGCTGTTTCCGGCAGGGCTGAACACCCCTGTCTGGGACATTCATGCCGAAGATACCGCAGCCCTTGGAGCGCTTTTGAAAACCGGCATTCTGCCGATGACCCGGCTGGTCAGCATTGCAGGTGCAGCACTGCGCGAGGCGCATAACCTGCGGACACATTCCGGTGCCGACTTGCGGCAACTGACCCAGCGCCTTGTCCTGCCCGGACCGCATCTGTTGATGTCGGGTTCGCCACTTGATGGCCATCAGGCACGCTGGCTTGCCCCCCGCGACCGGCAGATCACCGTGCTGCCCCGCCCGACCGCGCAGAGCAAACAGCATTGGTTCATCGCCGCGTTGACCCGCTCGGCGGGCATGAAACCCGCGATCCCCACCGCCGGATTGACCCAAGCCTTCGGCGCCGCCCTTCCCGCCATACCGTTCTTGCGTGCGCTGAGTGCAGGCGACGATGAAACCGCACTCAGCCTCGGTATTCTGTCGCTTCTGGAAGAGGATGTGGCCCTTGCCGATTATGTGCTGAGCGAAACCGGGCAGATCACCGCACAACTGCGTGGCATGCTTGACCGGATCCAGACGGAGTTTGCGGCATGA
- a CDS encoding SLC13 family permease yields the protein MQDQLTQIFVLLGLVFGLLVWGRIRYDLVAFGALIIAATIGLVPTDEVFSGFGHSAVAIIALVLIVSRGLSSSGAVELIASRLIKPDRPVQLHIAVVATLAAGLSAIINNVAALALLMPLDVEAAKKAKRAAGQTLMPLSFATILGGMITLIGTPPNIVISEYRQSTLGEPFGMFDFAPVGLAVAVAGIAFVSLFGWRLLPARASVLEHKKEVSQGRYVAELRIGEQTLEEGMVVGDLYPKANDVDVHILGLVRHGKRMRGLARRIELRAGDFLVVEGDPKAIEAFMGQAGLDFAGSEKHEAGVVAPGLTLAEAIVPEGARIDGRTARNLNLLQRHAVTLLGVAREGRNFTDRVRLLPIRPGDVLLLLGPPDRVADAIDWLGVFPLEGRQTEVVQRSKAGLSIAVFMIAVGLAVLGLVPLSVALGGAVIAYVAFGLISGREVYTSVEWKVIVLLASLIPLAEAFDHFGGADLIASEIVNLSEGYPAWVSLVALMIVTMTLSDFLNNVATTLIAAPISMSIAAATGTNPDTYLMTVAVAASCAFLTPIGHKNNTLILGPGGYRFGDYWRMGLPLEVIVICVAVPTILVVWPL from the coding sequence ATGCAGGATCAATTAACGCAGATATTTGTGCTACTCGGGCTCGTTTTCGGCCTCCTTGTGTGGGGGCGGATAAGATACGATCTTGTGGCGTTTGGCGCACTGATTATCGCCGCGACAATCGGCCTTGTCCCCACTGATGAGGTCTTTTCGGGGTTCGGACATTCCGCTGTGGCAATTATTGCTCTGGTCCTGATCGTCAGTCGCGGGCTGTCGTCCTCGGGGGCGGTGGAACTGATTGCGTCGCGGCTGATCAAACCTGACCGTCCCGTGCAGCTGCATATTGCCGTGGTAGCCACATTGGCCGCGGGATTATCCGCGATCATCAACAATGTCGCGGCACTCGCGCTTTTGATGCCCCTTGATGTTGAGGCGGCAAAGAAAGCCAAACGCGCCGCAGGGCAGACGTTGATGCCGCTTTCTTTTGCGACAATTCTTGGCGGGATGATCACGCTGATCGGAACACCCCCGAATATTGTCATATCGGAATACCGCCAAAGCACCCTGGGCGAGCCGTTCGGCATGTTTGACTTTGCGCCTGTCGGGCTTGCCGTGGCGGTGGCGGGCATTGCTTTTGTTTCTTTGTTCGGGTGGCGGCTTTTGCCTGCGCGCGCATCGGTTCTGGAACACAAAAAAGAGGTGAGCCAAGGCCGCTATGTTGCGGAACTGCGCATCGGCGAACAAACCCTGGAAGAGGGTATGGTGGTCGGCGACCTTTACCCCAAAGCCAATGATGTCGATGTCCATATTCTGGGCCTCGTCCGGCACGGCAAGCGGATGCGCGGTCTGGCCCGCCGCATCGAGTTGCGCGCAGGGGATTTTCTGGTGGTCGAAGGCGATCCCAAAGCAATCGAAGCTTTTATGGGCCAAGCAGGGCTGGATTTTGCAGGTTCTGAAAAGCACGAAGCAGGCGTTGTCGCACCGGGCTTGACCCTCGCAGAGGCCATCGTGCCAGAAGGCGCACGGATTGACGGACGCACGGCGCGCAACCTTAACCTGTTGCAACGCCATGCGGTCACGCTTTTGGGGGTTGCGCGTGAGGGCCGCAATTTTACAGATCGTGTCCGGCTCTTGCCGATCCGGCCCGGTGACGTGCTGCTGCTTCTTGGCCCACCTGACCGCGTGGCCGATGCCATTGATTGGCTTGGTGTTTTCCCGCTCGAGGGGCGACAGACCGAAGTTGTCCAGCGCAGCAAGGCAGGCCTGTCCATCGCCGTCTTTATGATAGCGGTGGGGTTGGCCGTTCTGGGGCTTGTGCCTTTGTCCGTTGCCCTTGGCGGTGCGGTGATCGCTTATGTCGCGTTCGGCCTGATCAGCGGGCGCGAGGTCTACACGTCGGTGGAATGGAAAGTCATTGTTCTGCTCGCAAGTTTGATCCCGCTGGCCGAAGCGTTTGATCATTTTGGCGGTGCTGATCTGATCGCAAGCGAGATCGTGAACCTGAGCGAGGGATACCCCGCTTGGGTATCACTGGTCGCACTGATGATCGTGACGATGACCTTGTCGGACTTCCTTAACAACGTCGCGACCACGTTGATTGCCGCCCCGATCTCAATGTCGATTGCCGCAGCAACCGGTACAAACCCAGACACCTATCTGATGACAGTTGCGGTTGCTGCGTCCTGCGCGTTTCTCACACCCATTGGACACAAGAACAACACCCTCATTCTGGGCCCCGGCGGGTACCGCTTTGGCGACTACTGGCGCATGGGCCTTCCGCTTGAGGTGATCGTGATCTGCGTCGCGGTGCCAACGATCCTTGTGGTCTGGCCGTTGTAG